In Hyphomicrobiales bacterium, the sequence TGGTCGCCATGGCGGGTGTCACCGTCTTCTTCGGATATTCGGATGGGCCGCGGCCAGCGCCGCAAGCCCGTTCATTCGATTTCAGATGGTCTTCGCCACCCGCTGCCGCATGTCGCCGTCCCGCTTGGAGCGAGCTGACCTGAGGAGGGGTCCGATCAGGACGTGGGCGGAAGCCATGGAGGGGCGTGATTCCGGCGCCGCGCGTGGGCGGCAGATGCCGCCCTCATAAACGTTGCGGGCCGGCAGGGGAAGCCTGAACGGCGCCTGCCAGCCCGACATC encodes:
- a CDS encoding hypothetical protein (Evidence 5 : Unknown function); this translates as MSGWQAPFRLPLPARNVYEGGICRPRAAPESRPSMASAHVLIGPLLRSARSKRDGDMRQRVAKTI